The following proteins are encoded in a genomic region of Dasypus novemcinctus isolate mDasNov1 chromosome 3, mDasNov1.1.hap2, whole genome shotgun sequence:
- the LCMT2 gene encoding tRNA wybutosine-synthesizing protein 4, translating into MGPRSRGRRAGAVQSTNDSSALSKSSLAARGYVHDAFAALLVAGTARRTALIHRGYYVRARAVRHCVRAFLERKCAPFDAPRSQILSLGAGSDSLYFRLKAAGCLAGAAVWEVDFPDVARRKAERIRDTPELCALTGPFQTEDPESALCFESLDFRILGLDLRQLRRLDEALAAAGLDAAAPTLLLAEAVLTYLEPESAAALISWAAQRFPNALFVIYEQMKPRDAFGQFMQQHFRQLNSPLHGLDNFPNVEAQRRRFLQAGWTACSAMDMNEFYHRHLSAEERSRMENLEPFDEFEEWHLKCSHYFILAASRGDALSQIMVFPHSEAFLQIDPASPSGVIPARVITSDIQGPDLKRYGHASALLSPDIILSAGGFGEQEGRHCRVNKFHLLSRYHDFGWKGSQICSWGTSVQWDGRLYHTMTRLSDTQVLVLGGRLSPVTPALGILQLRFCFCKRADHSTEDLKVAITKADPEKDSTLSCWRHSTTEVSYQNQKYLFVYGGRSVVEPVLNEWHFLHVETMAWVRIPVEGDVPVARHSHSACSWQGGALIAGGLGASEEPLNSIFFLKPVSCGFLWESVGVQPPITPRYSHTAHVLNGKLLLVGGIWIHSSSVPGVTVIDLTTRLSTEYRIDTSCVPWPLMLHNHTSILLSEEQQLLLLGGGGNCFSFGTYFNPHTVILDLSSLSAGQ; encoded by the coding sequence ATGGGCCCGCGAAGTCGCGGGCGTCGGGCGGGGGCAGTCCAGAGCACCAATGACAGCAGCGCCCTCAGCAAGAGTTCCCTGGCCGCGCGCGGGTACGTGCACGACGCCTTTGCCGCCTTACTGGTCGCGGGGACCGCGCGCCGCACGGCACTCATCCACCGCGGCTACTACGTCCGCGCGCGCGCCGTGCGGCACTGCGTGCGCGCCTTCTTGGAACGGAAGTGCGCGCCCTTTGACGCGCCTCGCTCCCAGATCTTATCCCTTGGCGCGGGTTCGGACTCGCTGTATTTTCGCCTCAAAGCTGCGGGCTGTCTCGCCGGCGCTGCAGTCTGGGAAGTAGATTTCCCGGACGTGGCGCGGCGCAAAGCTGAAAGGATTCGAGATACGCCAGAATTATGTGCGTTAACCGGACCATTCCAGACAGAGGACCCCGAGTCAGCGCTGTGCTTCGAAAGTTTGGATTTCCGCATCCTTGGCCTGGACCTGCGGCAGCTCCGGCGACTGGACGAAGCTCTGGCCGCCGCGGGCCTTGATGCGGCCGCACCCACTCTGCTCCTAGCGGAGGCCGTGCTGACCTACCTCGAACCCGAAAGTGCCGCAGCCCTCATCTCCTGGGCAGCCCAGCGGTTTCCAAATGCCCTTTTCGTGATCTACGAGCAGATGAAGCCGCGTGACGCCTTTGGCCAGTTCATGCAGCAACATTTTCGGCAGTTGAATTCACCCCTGCACGGCCTGGACAACTTTCCCAATGTAGAGGCTCAGCGGCGCCGCTTCCTTCAGGCGGGTTGGACGGCTTGCAGTGCCATGGACATGAATGAATTCTATCACCGCCACCTCTCGGCAGAAGAACGCTCGCGGATGGAAAATCTTGAACCCTTCGATGAGTTTGAGGAGTGGCACCTGAAGTGTTCTCACTATTTCATTCTCGCAGCCTCTAGGGGAGACGCCCTATCCCAAATCATGGTGTTTCCTCACTCAGAGGCATTTCTTCAGATAGATCCTGCTTCCCCTTCAGGGGTCATCCCTGCCAGAGTAATCACAAGTGATATCCAGGGCCCTGACCTTAAGAGATACGGCCATGCCTCAGCCCTCTTGAGCCCTGACATTATTCTCAGTGCAGGAGGCTTTGGAGAGCAGGAGGGGCGGCACTGCCGAGTGAACAAGTTTCACTTGCTCTCAAGATATCATGACTTTGGGTGGAAAGGCAGCCAAATATGTAGTTGGGGGACAAGTGTCCAATGGGATGGACGCCTTTATCACACCATGACAAGACTTTCAGATACTCAGGTTCTGGTTCTGGGAGGGAGACTGTCCCCAGTGACTCCAGCCTTGGGGATTCTCCAacttcgtttttgtttttgtaaaagagCAGATCACAGCACTGAGGATCTGAAGGTGGCAATAACCAAGGCTGATCCTGAAAAAGATTCCACTTTGTCTTGTTGGCGACATTCAACAACAGAAGTGTCTTATCAGAATCAGAAATACTTGTTTGTGTATGGGGGTCGAAGTGTAGTAGAACCTGTACTAAATGAATGGCATTTCCTACATGTGGAGACAATGGCTTGGGTCAGGATACCAGTGGAAGGGGATGTACCTGTAGCTCGGCATTCCCACAGTGCCTGCAGTTGGCAAGGGGGAGCCCTTATTGCTGGAGGTCTGGGGGCATCTGAGGAGCCACTGAATTCCATATTCTTTCTCAAACCAGTTTCTTGTGGATTTCTTTGGGAATCAGTGGGCGTCCAGCCTCCCATTACCCCAAGGTACTCCCATACAGCTCATGTGCTCAATGGGAAGCTTTTACTGGTTGGAGGAATCTGGATTCATTCCTCCTCAGTTCCTGGAGTGACAGTTATTGATTTGACTACAAGACTGAGCACTGAATATCGGATTGACACATCATGTGTGCCATGGCCATTAATGCTACACAACCATACCAGCATCCTCCTTTCTGAAGAGCAACAGCTCCTGCTCCTTGGAGGTGGTGGAAACTGCTTTTCCTTTGGCACTTACTTCAACCCCCATACAGTGATATTAGACCTTTCTTCCTTAAGTGCTGGGCAGTAA